A genomic segment from Aegilops tauschii subsp. strangulata cultivar AL8/78 chromosome 1, Aet v6.0, whole genome shotgun sequence encodes:
- the LOC109784575 gene encoding uncharacterized protein gives MAAAIRHVGRRLGGGKAVYKPVVSPLVEDECRRLMPRLIYGGRQPIPFRFRPLSASAGGADVGNSNLHQPNAKPALDLDAKRAWGRRQIAEIETKKHDLFYQLAELDSRFPSRNKYFRDNRELIHHLFGHIEPNPNDTLWRFCRARERFNNCLVYGLPTMLATWMYLDWDGWKEMFADILGVSS, from the exons atggcggcggcgattCGACACGTGGGCAGAAGGCTCGGCGGCGGCAAGGCGGTTTACAAGCCCGTCGTCTCGCCGCTGGTCGAGGATGAGTGTCGCCGGCTGATGCCAAGGCTCATCTACGGCGGCCGTCAGCCTATCCCTTTTCGTTTCCGGCCTTTGTCTGCCTCCGCCGGCGGCGCTGATGTTGGCAACAGCAACCTGCAT CAACCGAATGCAAAACCTGCGCTTGACCTCGACGCCAAGAGAGCATGGGGCCGTCGTCAGATAGCAGAAATCGAGACCAAGAAGCACGATCTCTTCTACCAGCTCGCTGAGCTTGATAGCAGATTCCCCTCGCGTAACAAGTACTTCCGAGATAACAGGGAGCTTATCCACCATCTCTTCGGACACATTGAGCCCAATCCCAATGACACCCTATG GCGCTTCTGTCGTGCAAGAGAAAGATTCAATAATTGCCTGGTATATGGACTGCCTACAATGCTTGCCACTTGGATGTATCTGGATTGGGATGGATGGAAAGAGATGTTTGCTGATATCCTTGGAGTTAGTAGCTAG